Proteins co-encoded in one Bacillus sp. FSL H8-0547 genomic window:
- a CDS encoding D-alanine--D-alanine ligase, translating to MKIKVGLLYGGKSAEHQVSLQTALAVIKALDTNKFDIHPIYISETGEWFRGPQLTEPAASPAALQFSQNGTAVSPVALNQDLFPAKADETNEQIDVVFPLLHGPNGEDGTVQGMLELLNLPYVGNGVLASAAGMDKVIMKNLFAQAGLEQANYVSYIKSEWKKAPEEAYDKVEQELGYPCFVKPANLGSSVGISKCKDRASLEKAFAEAFDYDRKIIIEEGIIGREIEIGVIGNDEPICSVVGEVAPKKEFYDYKAKYEDGDTDMMIPAQVTEEEYALIKELAIKSFKAIDGSGLVRADFFLTEDGRALINEVNTMPGFTPYSMFPLLWKHTGVEYPELIGRLVELALERHEGKQQIKHTF from the coding sequence ATGAAAATTAAAGTTGGATTATTATATGGAGGCAAGTCCGCAGAGCATCAGGTTTCCCTGCAGACGGCACTTGCTGTTATAAAAGCACTTGATACGAATAAATTTGATATACATCCGATCTACATTTCCGAAACAGGCGAATGGTTCCGCGGACCGCAGCTTACGGAGCCGGCTGCTTCACCTGCTGCCCTTCAGTTCAGCCAAAACGGCACAGCGGTTTCTCCGGTTGCGCTGAATCAGGATCTTTTCCCTGCAAAAGCAGATGAAACGAACGAACAAATTGATGTCGTATTCCCGCTTCTTCACGGACCGAACGGTGAAGACGGCACTGTTCAGGGCATGCTTGAGCTTCTGAACCTTCCGTATGTTGGAAACGGTGTGCTTGCTTCTGCAGCAGGCATGGATAAAGTCATTATGAAAAACTTGTTTGCCCAGGCGGGACTTGAGCAGGCTAACTATGTTTCTTATATTAAGAGCGAGTGGAAAAAGGCGCCTGAAGAAGCTTATGATAAAGTGGAGCAGGAGCTTGGGTATCCTTGCTTTGTTAAGCCTGCCAATCTGGGCTCAAGTGTCGGCATCAGCAAATGCAAAGACCGCGCGTCACTTGAAAAAGCATTCGCCGAAGCATTTGATTATGACCGCAAAATCATTATTGAAGAAGGCATTATCGGACGCGAGATTGAAATCGGCGTCATCGGAAATGATGAGCCGATCTGTTCGGTTGTCGGTGAAGTTGCTCCTAAAAAAGAATTCTATGATTATAAAGCGAAATACGAAGACGGCGACACGGACATGATGATTCCTGCACAGGTTACGGAAGAGGAATATGCCCTGATTAAAGAGCTTGCCATTAAGTCCTTTAAGGCAATCGACGGATCAGGACTTGTACGCGCAGACTTTTTCCTGACAGAAGACGGAAGAGCGCTGATCAACGAAGTGAACACAATGCCGGGCTTCACGCCATACAGCATGTTCCCGCTTCTTTGGAAGCATACAGGCGTTGAGTACCCTGAGCTTATCGGACGTCTTGTCGAGCTTGCTCTTGAGCGCCACGAAGGCAAGCAGCAAATTAAGCACACGTTTTAA
- a CDS encoding LLM class flavin-dependent oxidoreductase, which produces MKYGFWLPIFGGWLRNVEDENMPPTYAYAQEVIQKAEEWGYDTTLIAELYLNDIKGPEHDSLEAWTTAAALAAVTEKIEIMTAVRPGFHNPAVTAKMAANIDHISNGRFTLNVVSAWWEEEARQYGGIFTEHDARYDRTEEFIEVLKGLWEKETFTYQGRFYDLMNARLSPKPVQRPNPILYAGGESPRGKETIAEHCDAYVMHGGTAGEIKTKIDGMKQLRAARGKEPFQSFGMAAYIICRDTEEEVQQELKRITDVKESSAYAGYKDFTTKSRLEQKLELYDYSVSNRGLRPNLIGTPEQIADKILEYEEAGLDLLLLQFSPQLEEMERFSSQVMPLVEKKRKQGTFSL; this is translated from the coding sequence ATGAAATACGGTTTTTGGCTGCCGATCTTCGGAGGATGGCTCAGAAATGTTGAAGATGAAAATATGCCTCCTACTTACGCCTACGCACAGGAGGTTATCCAAAAAGCAGAGGAGTGGGGCTATGACACCACCCTTATCGCCGAGCTTTACTTAAATGACATTAAGGGACCTGAGCATGATTCGCTTGAAGCCTGGACAACGGCTGCCGCTCTTGCCGCCGTCACGGAGAAAATTGAAATTATGACAGCTGTCAGACCCGGCTTCCACAATCCTGCTGTCACGGCAAAGATGGCAGCAAACATTGACCACATCAGCAATGGACGGTTTACCCTGAACGTTGTTTCTGCCTGGTGGGAAGAAGAGGCACGGCAGTACGGCGGCATTTTTACAGAACACGACGCACGCTATGACCGGACGGAAGAATTTATTGAAGTCCTGAAGGGGCTTTGGGAAAAAGAAACGTTTACGTATCAGGGAAGATTTTATGACCTGATGAATGCCCGCCTTTCACCTAAGCCGGTGCAAAGGCCTAATCCGATTCTCTATGCGGGAGGAGAAAGCCCGCGCGGAAAAGAAACGATTGCCGAGCATTGCGATGCCTATGTGATGCACGGGGGAACGGCTGGTGAAATCAAAACGAAGATTGACGGCATGAAGCAGCTCCGGGCAGCACGCGGAAAAGAGCCATTCCAATCGTTCGGAATGGCTGCCTATATCATCTGCCGGGATACCGAAGAAGAAGTCCAGCAGGAGCTGAAGCGGATAACCGATGTAAAAGAATCATCCGCCTATGCAGGATACAAAGACTTCACAACAAAGTCCCGGCTTGAACAAAAGCTTGAGCTTTATGACTACTCGGTTTCAAACCGCGGGCTGCGTCCAAATTTGATCGGCACTCCTGAGCAGATCGCTGACAAGATCCTTGAATATGAAGAGGCAGGACTTGATTTATTGCTTCTCCAGTTCTCGCCGCAGCTCGAAGAAATGGAGCGTTTTTCATCACAGGTCATGCCGCTTGTGGAAAAGAAACGGAAACAAGGTACATTCTCGCTTTGA
- the murF gene encoding UDP-N-acetylmuramoyl-tripeptide--D-alanyl-D-alanine ligase yields MIKRSLRDIQTMAGGSGLAPQHENTIIHGITTDSRKIEAGTLFVPIAGENFDGHHFAEKALADGAAATLWNRSKPNPPSGAVILVEDTLEALQTLASSYLDQLNLKVVGVTGSNGKTTTKDMVAALLSTTFRVHKTQGNFNNHIGMPLTILSMTEDTEVAVLEMGMSNFGEIELLSNLAKPDAAIITNIGESHMMNLGSREGIAKAKLEIVSGLKPEGVLIYDGEEPLLKERIGDASYKKISFGASAENTYSPEGIRHTEKGTFFTIRGRGEELFLPVLGKHNVGNALAAIAAAEFLGVTEEKISEGLKDIQMTGMRLELTKTEGGLAVINDAYNASPTSMKAAIRLAGDMDGYSRKILVLGDILELGDDMQVQFHREVGETIDAAETQHLFTYGKLGAEIAEGARKNLDGGVIHVYQDKQELIKDLKQTAKAGDLVLVKASRGMKLEEVVQALL; encoded by the coding sequence ATGATTAAACGTTCATTGCGCGACATTCAGACAATGGCGGGCGGATCAGGCCTTGCGCCACAGCATGAAAACACCATAATTCATGGCATTACAACGGATTCCAGAAAGATTGAGGCAGGTACACTGTTTGTACCGATAGCAGGCGAAAACTTCGACGGCCATCATTTCGCCGAAAAGGCTCTTGCTGACGGAGCGGCGGCCACTCTTTGGAACCGTTCAAAACCGAACCCTCCTTCAGGTGCTGTCATTCTGGTTGAAGACACATTGGAAGCTCTTCAAACCCTCGCAAGCAGCTACCTTGACCAGCTGAACCTGAAAGTTGTAGGCGTGACAGGAAGCAATGGAAAGACAACCACGAAAGATATGGTGGCAGCTTTACTTTCAACAACGTTCCGTGTCCACAAAACGCAGGGGAATTTCAACAATCATATCGGCATGCCGCTTACAATTCTCAGCATGACGGAAGATACAGAGGTAGCCGTGCTTGAAATGGGCATGAGCAACTTCGGGGAAATCGAACTTCTTTCGAATCTTGCCAAGCCGGATGCTGCGATCATTACCAACATCGGGGAATCCCACATGATGAATCTCGGGTCAAGAGAGGGAATTGCAAAAGCCAAGCTTGAAATTGTCAGCGGTCTTAAACCTGAAGGTGTTCTGATTTACGACGGGGAAGAGCCTCTGCTTAAAGAGCGTATTGGGGACGCTTCATATAAGAAGATTTCATTCGGAGCATCTGCTGAGAACACGTATTCTCCCGAGGGAATCAGACACACAGAAAAAGGCACGTTTTTTACCATTCGCGGCCGCGGGGAAGAACTGTTCCTGCCTGTGCTTGGAAAGCATAATGTCGGCAATGCGCTCGCTGCCATAGCAGCAGCTGAATTCCTTGGCGTGACAGAAGAAAAGATCAGCGAAGGGCTGAAGGATATTCAGATGACGGGCATGCGCCTGGAATTGACGAAAACAGAAGGCGGTCTTGCTGTCATCAATGATGCCTATAATGCAAGCCCGACATCCATGAAAGCTGCCATCAGGCTTGCAGGCGATATGGACGGATACAGCCGGAAAATTCTTGTTCTTGGAGATATTCTTGAGCTAGGGGATGACATGCAGGTTCAATTTCACCGTGAGGTTGGCGAAACAATCGATGCAGCCGAAACGCAGCATCTTTTCACATACGGAAAGCTCGGGGCAGAAATAGCCGAAGGTGCAAGGAAGAACCTCGATGGCGGAGTGATTCACGTTTATCAGGATAAGCAGGAGCTTATTAAAGACCTTAAGCAAACGGCGAAAGCTGGAGACCTTGTTCTTGTAAAAGCCTCGCGCGGAATGAAGCTTGAAGAGGTTGTTCAAGCTCTTCTCTAG
- a CDS encoding thioredoxin family protein — MKPITSEEQFQTLITQDQEVLIKFFADWCPDCTRMNMFIGEIMESYSSYEWYEINKDEFPEIAEKYQVMGIPSILIFKNGEKLGHLHSANAKTPDQVTEFLQEKLG; from the coding sequence ATGAAACCAATTACATCAGAAGAGCAGTTCCAAACATTAATTACCCAAGATCAAGAGGTGCTAATCAAATTTTTCGCAGACTGGTGCCCTGACTGCACAAGAATGAACATGTTTATCGGCGAAATTATGGAATCTTATTCCTCATATGAGTGGTATGAAATCAATAAAGATGAATTCCCTGAAATCGCAGAAAAATACCAGGTTATGGGGATTCCAAGTATCCTGATTTTTAAAAACGGCGAGAAGCTCGGGCATCTTCACAGCGCGAACGCAAAGACTCCTGACCAGGTGACGGAGTTCCTTCAGGAGAAGCTGGGCTGA